AGGTGGAGATCCAGTTCCAGGGTGCTGACCCCCAGCTCCAATGCATGAGCAAAGCCGGTCAGGGATTCTTCCGTATATTCACCGCGTCCGCCGCGGTGCGCCTGCAGGTCAAAGCGGGTCTTTCCATGATGCCAAGCCGGCGGATTGTTGCCGTCGCCGTCGTCATCGCCCGTTTCATTTCCTGCACGCATCATTTGGACCATGATGTCAAAGATGCGGGTGTTCTCATAGACACCGGTCAGCAGATCAGACCCCGGCCCCATGGCTGTGAGCGGAACATCCAGTGCGGTGTGACCTCCGGTGCTCCAATCCACCATGAATTCCTGCTCCGCTCCGGCAACGGGCAGTGGCCCGTCTTCAGCGGAAGGACCGTCTCCCGACTCATCGGGTTCCTCTCCGGGCTCCGGGACGTCCACGGATTCAATGGTCATTCCACCGGTCTGGTGGTCGCCCACCACAATCAGCAGGGTTTCTCCGTCCTGCTCCGCGAAGTCCTTGGCCAACGCCACCGAACGGTCAAACTCGATGCCCGATTCGATGGTGAGCTCGGCGTTGTTGACGTGGCTGAAGGCATCAATTCCTTCCTCCTCCACCATCAGGAAAAAGCCCTCGTCGCCCGAAGTGAGTAGCTCCAGGGCTTTGGCGGTCATGTCCGTAAGCGGCACCGTGGGCTGGTACCGGGCTTCGATGTCGTCCCCGTACTGAAACATTTCTTCATTGGCAAAGAGGCCCAGCACCATCGAGGAATCCGCTGCCTGCAGGCCCGCCAGATCCCAGACATATTCGTAACCCATCGACTGAGCCTGCTCCACCAGGTTTCCTTCGGTGCCGGCGCTTTCCTCGGACGGGTCTTCGGCCGGGTTGTCCGGGTAACGGCCCGGATGACCTTCCGGATACCAGTAGTCCTCGCCTCCGCCAAGGATCACTTCGGGGCGGCTACTTTCCAGGAATTGCCGGGCAATGGCACTTTGTTCATCCCGGTCCAGCACGTGCGAACCAAATGCAGCCGGGGTTGCATCGGTGACGTTGCTGGTGGTGACGAGGCCGGTCGACTTGCCCAGTTCCTCAGCCACCTCAAGTGCGGTGGTAACGGGGCGCTGATCGATGTCGACCCCGATGGCACCGTTGTATGTCTTCACTCCGGTGGCCATTGCGGTGGCGGCGGCGGCTGAATCGGTGACGAATGTGCCCGGGTCGGCGGAGTTGGTGTGCACTCGGCCGGCCGCCGGCATGGAATCCATCTCGAGTTCTCCGGTCAGGCCCACGAGCGCCAGCCGGATGGCCTCCCGCTGCCCTGGTCCCATCCCGTCACCGACCATCAGGATGACATTTTGGGCCGAGGGGGATTCGTCTCTGCCTCCGTGTCCGCCTCCGTGCCCGTTGCCCTTGCCCGGGCCCTTACCGTCAACCGTTGTTGCTGCCGGTTGTTGGCCGGGCAGCTGGAGCCCGGTTAGCGGAGCCGTTCCGGACAAAACGACGGCGGCGACGGCCGCCGTCGTCACCGCCCGGACCATACTCTTTCCTGCGTTTGAATACTTCACAGCGACGACCTCCCAGAATGCGACGGCGGCCGGCAGTGTCCCGGCCGTTGGGCGCCCCCGATGCCCTGTGGCGTCAACAGTCTGTATGCAGTGAAGAAGTGTCAAGGGAAATGACACAAATTGGCAGGCGGCCGAGCGGCACTAGCTGCTCAGTTTGGTTGTGCCGGAAGAACGCTACGCGTTTGCCATGCGGGCGGACTCCGGGCTTGCCGGCGCCTGAGTTCCATGAGAGCCGGCATCCTGTGCGGACTCAGTTCCCGAAGAATCGCGCTTGTCGAGTTCTTCCGCGAGGAACTCCAGCCGGAACCGGGTTTCCAGTTCCGGCTCCCCCTCTTGCTGGTATTCGAGTTCGGCCTGGCGGTGGAGCTTGCTGTTGAGGATTTCCAGGGCGTCTGTAGTCAGGGCCTCAAGCTGCTCTGGAAACTGGTCCTGGGGAGTGAGTCTGCTGGAGAAAGTCATGGCACCAATCAGGGTTGGACGCGCCGCGGTGCGGCAGACGTCGACGAAGAGGAACGGAGATGCTTCCGGGGCTGCCGCGGCAGCTGCAGACGGTTAGGCCTGAATATCGAAAGTTGTGGTCCGCAGTGTTCTCAACGGTCACTCTTCGCATTTGAGGATACTCGGAGAAGGTGTCGCCGCCAACGACCGGCAGCAACTTTTCTGCGTGTCCTTTGGTGCGCCGTTTGTGCTCCGCGAACCCGCGGTCCGGCAACCGCCTGTCTGCCGTCAGTCCCCGACGCCAAGCATGGACCGCAGTGTCCTGGCGTTGCGGACGGCGTGGCCCTCGCCGTCGTTATTGAAATAGACGTACACATCCTTGTCCATGGACTCCCACTCCCGGATCCGGTCCGCCCACCACTGCAGGTCATCGTCGCTGTAGGAGCCTGCGTAGAGGTGCTCATGATCAGGCCCGTGCATACGCAAATAAACGAACGACGCCGTGGCACGCAGGTTGCAGGGAAGGTTGGCTCCGCTCATAACGGTATATGCGGCATCATGGAGTTCAAGAAGGCTGTAGACGTCTTCGGTTTCCCAACTCGGATGCCGAAATTCGACCGCGGTCCTTATCCCGTCGGGCAGGGAGCTGAGGAAGTAGTCCAAACGGGCGTCGTCGCGCTCCATGTTGGGAGGCAACTGGACAATCAGGACGCCGGCTTTCTTCCCCAGCTCATTCCAGCATCGGCTGATTCTGCCGATCCATTCTTCAGGTTCACGCAGCTTTCGCGCATGGGTCAGGCCTCTTGGTGCCTTGACAGAAAAACGGTAGTCTTCGGGCAATCTGTCCCGATAGGCAGCAAAGGCGGGCTCGCGCGGCCACCGGTAGAAGCTCCCGTTGAACTCGACGGTGTCGAACTCCGCGGCGTAGGTCTCCAGCCAAAGACGGTTTGGCAGTCCAGGCGGGTACAGGACGTTCCGCCAATCGGTGTAACTCCACCCGGAAGTGCCGATGTACAGAACCATGCCCCTAGCCTGCCTCGCCGTTTACCGTTTGCCCGCGCTGTGTCCTACTCGAAGCGTGTGGGGTCGCCGGTACCGTAGCGCACGATTTCCGGTTCGCCGCTCGAAAAGTCGATGACGGTGGTGAGTTCCGGCGGGCAGAACCCCGCATCCAGGACAGCGTCTACCTGGTGGTCCAGCCGTTCCTTGATTTCCCAGCCCTCGGTCAGCGGATCCTCCTCGCCGGGCAGCAGCAGGGTGCTGGAGATCAATGGCTCACCGAGTTCTTCCAGCAACGCCAAAACAACTTTGTTGTCCGGAATGCGCACGCCCACTGTCTTTTTCTTGGGCTGTGACAGCCAGCGCGGAACTTCTTTTACCGCCGGCAGAATAAAGGTGTAGCTGCCCGGTGTGACGGCCTTGATGCTGCGGAAAATGTCGTTGTCCATCTTTACGAACTGGCCGAGTTGCGCGAAGTCATGGCACATCAGGGTGAAGTGGTGCTTGTCGTTCAGATTGCGGATGGAGCGGATGCGATCCAGTGCGTCCTTATTGCTCAGCTGGGCGCCAAACGCGTAACAGGAATCTGTAGGGTAGGCGATCAGCCCACCGGAGCGCAGGATGGCGACCACCTGGCCGATGGTGCGCTGCTGCGGATTTTCAGGGTGAATGTCGAAATATCGTGCCATGTCTTGAGCTTACCGCCGGCCGGTTACGGAGATGAGGAGAATGATCAGAAGGGCGGGGGAGTATCCCCGTAATCGTCTGGACCTGAACCTGCCCCGCCCGCATCCACTCGTTTCAATGCCGGGAGCCCTTTCGGGGGAGGCATGGCAGGCTGCAGTCCCCCCGTTGCCAGGGTGAGGTGTGGATCGGTGCGGTAGGTCCGCCCGCCGGGTGAGGTCCACTCGATGATCCCGGGTGCGTGTTGTCGGGCTTTCCAGAAGCCGCGGGTTTTGAACATGTGGTGTCGTCGGCAGAGATGTTCCAAGTTGTCGTGGTCGGTGGTTCCGCCGTGGGACCAGGGTTTGGTGTGGTCAATCTCGGCGATCACGGCGTTGGTCCGGCAGCCGGGAAACCGGCAGGTCCCGTCGCGGGCACGGAGCCAGCGTTGCAGTCCGGCCGGGACTTTCCGGCGGCGTCCGACCCGCAGGATTTCCTCGGTGTCCGGATGCCGTTCCACCGGCGTCCAGTGCGCTGCCTGCCGGGCAAGCCGGCGGGCAGTTTCGGGACTGATGTGCCCGTAGCTGTGGAGTTCGGCCGGTTGTTCGTCGGCACCGAAGAGGGTTTCGGCGGTGATGAGGACCAGGATTTCGGTTCGGGCCCGGGCTTTGGTGTCCATGGTGGGGTTTTCGTGGGTGTCATCACCAGCAACCACAGCAGCCGGGTCGTCAGCAGCCGCATGGCCGCCTTCTCTGCTTCCGCAGTCTCCACCGTCGAGCAGGTCAGCCAGGATGTCCGCCCGCAGCTCATCCACCCGCCGCGGATCTCCGGCAGCCTGTTCACCCCGGGCAGCGGTCGTCAGCTGC
This genomic interval from Arthrobacter sunyaminii contains the following:
- a CDS encoding alkaline phosphatase produces the protein MKYSNAGKSMVRAVTTAAVAAVVLSGTAPLTGLQLPGQQPAATTVDGKGPGKGNGHGGGHGGRDESPSAQNVILMVGDGMGPGQREAIRLALVGLTGELEMDSMPAAGRVHTNSADPGTFVTDSAAAATAMATGVKTYNGAIGVDIDQRPVTTALEVAEELGKSTGLVTTSNVTDATPAAFGSHVLDRDEQSAIARQFLESSRPEVILGGGEDYWYPEGHPGRYPDNPAEDPSEESAGTEGNLVEQAQSMGYEYVWDLAGLQAADSSMVLGLFANEEMFQYGDDIEARYQPTVPLTDMTAKALELLTSGDEGFFLMVEEEGIDAFSHVNNAELTIESGIEFDRSVALAKDFAEQDGETLLIVVGDHQTGGMTIESVDVPEPGEEPDESGDGPSAEDGPLPVAGAEQEFMVDWSTGGHTALDVPLTAMGPGSDLLTGVYENTRIFDIMVQMMRAGNETGDDDGDGNNPPAWHHGKTRFDLQAHRGGRGEYTEESLTGFAHALELGVSTLELDLHLSKDGKVVVWHDDTIDAEKCRDTAPVQPGDPQFPYVGARVADLTLAQLKTLDCGYQQLPGFPEQEVVQGNRIAELRDVYELADAYGARKIRFNVETKVEDGQAGGPGMEALTRAVVTEVQASGRERYTTIQSFDWASLNLVKQIAPRLTLVALAGDAAELGVGQPGAAPQLGGIDIDDYDGSVARAAAAAGYDVLSPITTTVTAEMIRDAHRAGLPVIPWTVNTAEDMNDLIDAGVDGIITDYPTLLRAVMEERGMKLPKAYSIS
- a CDS encoding DUF72 domain-containing protein, with translation MVLYIGTSGWSYTDWRNVLYPPGLPNRLWLETYAAEFDTVEFNGSFYRWPREPAFAAYRDRLPEDYRFSVKAPRGLTHARKLREPEEWIGRISRCWNELGKKAGVLIVQLPPNMERDDARLDYFLSSLPDGIRTAVEFRHPSWETEDVYSLLELHDAAYTVMSGANLPCNLRATASFVYLRMHGPDHEHLYAGSYSDDDLQWWADRIREWESMDKDVYVYFNNDGEGHAVRNARTLRSMLGVGD
- a CDS encoding L-threonylcarbamoyladenylate synthase, which gives rise to MARYFDIHPENPQQRTIGQVVAILRSGGLIAYPTDSCYAFGAQLSNKDALDRIRSIRNLNDKHHFTLMCHDFAQLGQFVKMDNDIFRSIKAVTPGSYTFILPAVKEVPRWLSQPKKKTVGVRIPDNKVVLALLEELGEPLISSTLLLPGEEDPLTEGWEIKERLDHQVDAVLDAGFCPPELTTVIDFSSGEPEIVRYGTGDPTRFE
- a CDS encoding HNH endonuclease signature motif containing protein, with protein sequence MGQDGSFRRGGTGDASGTGQHGVSSRSVFAASRRVDDAGSNRDGFPPAPAHGPSDRDGLTGAIVLQGTESLTQDEAGAVLSRLDALVRWAQAQQAKILHRMETVFRDDLLEDIGREDPGLTFSLAAEEAAAILCLPANTAKMLMSDAGQLCSTHTATLAGLEAGTLSYAHVQTVLDQSQNVPEAELAGFEKDLLAVAAAGQTPSQFRVKARRMREQAYPETISVRHKTAFERRRVCLAPDEDGMSWLSALLPAARAQLIYTQLTTAARGEQAAGDPRRVDELRADILADLLDGGDCGSREGGHAAADDPAAVVAGDDTHENPTMDTKARARTEILVLITAETLFGADEQPAELHSYGHISPETARRLARQAAHWTPVERHPDTEEILRVGRRRKVPAGLQRWLRARDGTCRFPGCRTNAVIAEIDHTKPWSHGGTTDHDNLEHLCRRHHMFKTRGFWKARQHAPGIIEWTSPGGRTYRTDPHLTLATGGLQPAMPPPKGLPALKRVDAGGAGSGPDDYGDTPPPF